The genome window AAAGCCGGGTACTCACAGGGGACTGCCGGCGATAAGTCGGAGGAAGGAGGGGATGACGTCAGGTCAGTATGCCCTTTATGCCCTGGGCTACACAGGCGCTACAGTGGCAGGGACAGAGGGAAGCGAAGCCGCAAGGTGGAGCAAATCCCAAAAACCCTGTCGTGGTGCGGATTGGGGGTTGCAACTCACCCCCATGAAGGCGAATCGGTAGTAATGGCGGATCAGCAATGCCGCCGTGAATACGTTCCCGGTCTTGTACACACCGCCCGTCACGCCACGGGAGTCGGGTCTGTCGGAAGTCCCCGGGCTAACCGGCCTTCGGGCCGGAGGCAGGGGCCGATGACAGGCCTGGCGACTGGGGCGAAGTCGTAACAAGGTAGCCGTAGGGGAACCTGCGGCTGGATCACCTCCTTTATAGGGAAAACCTATTACAAACGAAATAAAGGCTCCCAGCTCCCTTACTCTAATGCTAAGGGCCTTTAGCTCAGACGGTTAGAGCGTACCCCTGATAAGGGTGAGGTCGGTGGTTCGAGTCCACCAAGGCCCATTAAGCAAAATGGGGACGTAGCTCAGCTGGGAGAGCATCTGCTTTGCACGCAGAAGGTCAGGGGTTCGAATCCCCTCGTCTCCATTAGGCTACATGGCACTATCGCCAATAGGCGGAAGAGCCATTAGACGCGAAGCGGCTACATGGCAATAGAATAAGGGTAGGAAAGTAAGGCGAGTTAAGAAGTAAGAGTAGGCCAAGCTGCTAAGGGTCCATGGTGGATGCCTCGGCAGCCAGAAGGGATGAAGGGCGTGGCAAGCTGCGATAAGCCCCGGGGAGCCGCAAGCAGGCTATGATCCGGGGATTCCCGAATGGGGAAACCCGACGGGAGAAATCCCGTCATCCCGCATTAGCGGGAGCCGAACCGGGCGAAGTAAAACCTTTTAGTAGCCCGAGGAAAAGAAAGCGAATGCGATTCCCTGAGTAGCGGCGAGCGAAAGGGGAGTAGCCCAAACCGTGTGGGTGCCATGGCGGCAGCCTTAGCCCACACGGGGTAGCGGGACGTATCCGGAGGGGGCTGCCGACCCCTCGGGGAGTTACAAAACCTGGCGTTAGCAGAATCAGGTGGAATACCTGAGCCACAGAGGGTGAAAGCCCCGTATGCGAAAACGTCAGGTCTCCCTGGGATACGCTCCCAAGTACCACTGCCCCCGTGGAAGGTAGTGGGAATCTGCCCGGACCACCGGGTAAGGCTAAATATTCCTGGCTGACCGATAGCGCATAGTACCGCGAGGGAACGGTGAAAAGAACCCCGGAAGGGGAGTGAAACAGAACCTGAAACCATGGACCTACAAGCCAGTGGGAGGGCTATGCCCTTGTGGCATGCCTGACTGCGTGCCTCTTGGAAAATGAGCCAGGGAGTTGTGGCGTGCGGCAAGGTTAAGCCGATGAGGCGAAGCCGTAGGGAAACCGAGTCCGAATAGGGCGCTTTAGTCGCACGCTGCAGACGCGAAGCGGAACGATCTATCCATGGCCAGGGTGAAGGACGGGTAACACCGTCTGGAGGCCCGAACCGGTCGGTGCTGCAAAACCGTCGGATGAGCTGTGGATAGGGGTGAAAAGCCAATCGCGTTCCGTGATAGCTCGTTCTCCCCGAAATGCATCGACGTGCAGCGTCGCCCGTTCCTTCCCGGAGGTAGAGATACTGATTGGGCTAGGGCCCCGAAAGGGGTACCGAACCCAACCAAACTCCGAATGCCGGGAGAGGTAGGGCGGCAGTGAGTCCACGAGGGATCAGCTCCGTGGACGAGAGGGAAACAGCCCAGATCGCCAGCTAAGGTCCCCAAGTGCACGCTAAGTGGAGAAGGAGGTGGAGCTCCTAAGACAGCGAGGAGGTTGGCTTAGAGGCAGCCATCCTTTAAAGAGTGCGTAACAGCTCACTCGTCGAGGGGCTCCGCGCCGAAAATTTAGCGGGGCTAAGCGTGCCACCGAAGCTGCGGGCTCTGCTTATGCAGAGCGGTAGGGGAGCGTACCCTGCGGGATGAAGTCCTACCGTGAGGAGGGATGGACTGCAGGGTAGTGAGAATCCTGGCATGAGTAGCAGCGAAGGCAGGTTAGAAACCTGCCCGCCGGAAGCCCAAGGGTTCCGATCCAATGTAAATCAGGGTCGGGTTAGCCGGTACCCTAAGGTGAGGCCGAAAGGCGTAGCCGATGGGAAGCAGGTTAATATTCCTGCGCCAGCCATGTGGAGGCTGAGGCGTGACGCAGAAGGATAGCCCCCGGGAGGATATGGATTGCCTCCTCCAAGCGCTTAGGGTGAGGGATAGGCAAATCCGTCCCTCATTAAGCCTGAGGCGTGATGGGGAGGGGAGGCTTAGTCCTCCCCAACGGGGGTGACTCCCGGCTGCCAAGAAACAACGTCGCAGCCTTTGAAGCATGGCTGACCGTACCGCAAATCGACACAGATGGGCTGGGTTAGTAGCCTAAGGCGCTCGGGGTAACTCTCCTCAAGGAACTCGGCAAATTGACCCCGTAACTTCGGGATAAGGGGTGCCCGCATGCCGTCCCTTTTGGGGCGGAAGCGGGTCGCAGAAACCAGGCGGCGGCGACTGTTTACCAAAAACACAGCACTGCGCAAACTCGTAAGAGGACGTATGCGGTGTGAAACCTGCCCAGTGCCCGTAGGTTAAGGGGAGCGGTGCAAGCCGCGAACCGAAGCCCGGGTAAACGGCGGCCGTAACTATAACGGTCCTATGGTAGCGAAATTCCTTGTCGGGTAAGTTCCGACCTGCATGAATGGTCCAACGACCGCCGCGCTGTCTCGAGGGGAGTCCCGGCGAAATTGTAGTGTCGGTCAAGATGCCGACTACCCGCGGCAGGACGGAAAGACCCCGTGAAGCTTTACTGCAACCTGGCATTGATTGCCTGCGTGTCATGCGCAGGATAGGTGGGAGGCTGGGAAGCCCCGCTTTCGGGCGGGGTGGAGCCGCCGGTGAGATACCACCCTTGACACGTGGGTAATCTAACCGAGCCGTGTTATCCACGGCCGGGACAGTGTCAGGCGGGCAGTTTGACTGGGGCGGTCGCCTCCTAAAGGGTAACGGAGGCGCCCAAAGGTACCCTCAGGTGGGTCGGAAATCCACCGTTAGAGTGCAAAGGCATAAGGGTGCCTGACTGCGAGACCGACAGGTCGAGCAGACGCGAAAGCGGGGCTTAGTGACCCACACGTTCCGTGTGGAAGGGCGTGTGATCAGCGGATAAAAGCTACTCCGGGGATAACAGGCTAATGGAGCCCGAGAGCCCACATCGACGGCTCCGTTTGGCACCTCGATGTCGGCTCGCCGCATCCTGGGGCTGTAGCCGGTCCCAAGGGTTGGGCTGTTCGCCCATTAAAGCGGCACGCGAGCTGGGTTCAGAACGTCGTGAGACAGTTCGGTCCCTATCCGCCGCGGGCGCAGGAGTCTTGAGAGGGGCCACTCCTAGTACGAGAGGACCGGAGTGGGGCAGGCTCTGGTGTACCAGTTGTCCCCCAAGGGCAGTGCTGGGTAGCCACCCTGCTACGGGATAAGCGCTGAAAGCATCTAAGCGTGAAGCCCACCTCAAGATAAGGACTCCCGCACCTTTCGGTGCCTGAAGGGCCCTGGGAGACTACCAGGTTGATAGGCCGCAGGTGGAAGCTCAGCGATGGGTGGAGCCAAGCGGTACTAATCGCCCGTGAGGCTTGGCCTCTTACTTCTTAACAAGCCTGAAATCCTACCCTTATTCTATCGCCAGTTGCCCGGTGCCCATAGCGGGGAGGCAACACCCGGTCCCATTCCGAACCCGGCAGTTAAGCTCCCCAGCGCCTATGATACTGGCCGCGAGAGCGGTCGGGAAAGTTGGTCGGTGCCGGGTCTTAATTATTTTCCAGTACTATTTTAACAGTTCCAACTTTGATTTTTATTTCTGCTTTATATAATCGTGGTTTACGGGCATCTATCCATAACTTCCAGATACCTGTTGGTTGTAAAATTCCACCGATGTTTATTTTGGTAGGATTTATTTCAACGTAGATAACTTCTTTGTTATTAATCTGTAATTTTTTTCTCTTTTCATAAGGAACATAATAATCTTTTCCATTAAAGAAAATTCTTTTCTCAATTGGTTTGTTATTTAATATCTGCTTGTAATAATAAAGTGTTGCTGTCAGGGGGTCTGTAAAATTTTTGTTTTCTATCTTCTTTTTAATCACCTTTTCATTAGCTCCTTTAATTATCACTTTCTTGAAATAAATCCAGTTTTTGTCAAAAAAATAATCATGTATTTCTATAAAGGACTTTTCTTTTTTGAAAAAATAGAACTTTTCGGAATTAAATCTTATATCAGAGATTGCTTTTCCTTCATATTTAATATCCTTTAGTAGTTTCAGAAATCCAACTGTATAAGCACTAACTGCTGTCTTGATATTCTTGTCTGTAGTCTCATAAGATATACAACTTCTGGCTACATTAAAAAATAGATAAGATATTTGGTAACAGTCCTTTTGAAGCTCTTTTGCGAAAACTACTCCAAGAGTAAGTAGAAAAATCAGTAAATATCTCATAGGGCTATTATTGTATAATTATTAAGAGATTTCAATAAGGAGGCTTTTAATGGCTTTAAAAAAGGCTGATTTAATAATTACTGATATAGACTTTATTCTCACTATGGATGAGGATTTAACTGAATTTAGAAATGCAGATATTGTCATAAAAAATGGAAAAATCATAGATATTGGACAGGATAAAAAGAATGAATATTTTGGTAAGACAATCATAGGAAAGGGGAAAATAGCAATTCCCGGGCTTATTAACACACACACCCATGCAGCAATGACATTACTTAGAGGGTATGGTAGTGATAATCCTCTCAAGGTATGGCTGGAAGAATATATCTGGCCAGCAGAAGGGCAGTTTGTCAGTTATGAGTTTGTAAAAGATGGGACAGAGATTGCTGTCTATGAAATGCTCAGAACTGGAACAACAACATTTGTGGATATGTATTTTTATGAAAATGCTGTGGCAGATGTTATAAAAGAAGTGGGGATTAGAGGTGTTTTATCAACTGGTATCCTTGATTTTCCAACTCCTGGGGCAAAAACCCCAGATGAAGGAATAGCAAAGACTATTGATTTTATTAAAGAATACAAAAATCATCCTTATGTTATTCCTGCTATTGGTCCCCATGCTCCTTATACCTGTTCACCTGAAACTCTGAAAAAGGCCTATAAAGTGGCTGAAGATTATGATGTTGTATACCACATACATATTGCAGAAACAGAATTTGAGGTTAATACAATAAAAGAAAAGTATGGGAAAACGCCGGTTCACCACTTAAATGATATTGGGGTGTTATCCGAAAGAACTCTGGCAGCTCACATGGTTTATCCAACAGAGGATGAAATAGATATTCTTGCAGATAAAGGGGTAAAGATTGCCCATTGTCCGGAAAGTAATCTAAAACTTGCCTCAGGTGTGGCTCCTGTTCCTGCAATGATTGAAAAAGGTGTTAATGTAGCTATAGGCACAGATGGAACTGCATCAAATGACGACCTTGATGTTATAGGTGAAATTTCTACAGCTGCTAAACTTCACAAAGGAGTTAATAAAAATCCTACCGTTGTAAATGCAAAAGAGGCTCTCCTTATGGCAACCAGATGGGGTGCAAAGGCAATATTGATGGAAAACCAACTTGGTTCTATTGAGGTTGGAAAGCTGGCTGATATTGTTTTGATTGACATTAATGACCCTCATATAAATCCTGTTTATGACCCTTATACCCAGATTGTATATTCCTCGAATGGACTGGATGTTGATACGGTTATTGTAAATGGAGAAGTTAAAGTTTTAAATAAAGAAGTTCTGCCTTTTGATAAAGAATATCTGCTTCACAAAGCAAAATATTGGAAAGAAAAAATTGAAGCCATCAAGAAATAATGAGAACCCGCTTTTGCGGGTTTTTTAGAGATATTTTGCTATTTCTTCAAGCAAAATTAAGAGTGCATTTTTTACACTTTCTTTGTCTTTGGCTACCAATGGGACTACTTTAACATCCTCATCTAAATCCAGAGCAATCCTTATATCTTTAGGGTCCCATGCTCCCTTTAAGTCTTGCTTATTACATCCTACAATAAAAGGTGCTGGATATCTTGATTCAAAGTAATTTATTATCCTACGAGCTTCATGGAAAGTCTGGGGGTCTGTAGAATCAACCAGTACTACCAGTCCTACCATTCCTTTTCCAAGAATATCCCACATAAAATCAAACCTTGACTGTCCTGGTGTTCCAAACAGATAAAGAACATGTTCATCGTCTATTGTAATTCTACCGAAGTCCATTGCAACAGTAGTATGGTCTTTGACTTCTTTTTCACCTTTTTTTGTGGTTCTTGCTTCTGTCTGAACAGTTTCTATTTCACTTACTGTGTTAATAAATTGTGTTTTTCCTGCTGCGTAGGGACCTGCTATAACAATTTTGATTTGTTTTTGTTTCGTATTCTTTTTTTCTCCTGTCATTATAATCCCTTAATCCTTGCTATTATTTTTGATAAAAGCTTTTTGGTAAGTTCAAATCCAATTTTTCTCGTTTTAGGTTTCTTTCTTCTTATCAGTCCTGTGGCAAGGAAGCCATAAAGTATTCGTTGCAGGGTTAATTTGTTTATACTGGTTTCATTTAAAATATCTTCAACTGTCCTTTCTCCATCTATAAAGGAAAGGATTTTCTTTTCTGTTTCACTGAGATGGGATTTTTTCGCTATCTCTTCCCAGTTTTCTGTTTTTTCAAACTTGAGTTTCATATCCGAAATTTTACGGTCAACTTCATCCTGGGATAATTGCCTGCTTAAATACATTATTATTTTTTCCAGGGGGATAACTGGCTTTATGTCAGGTGGATATTTTATAAAGCCGGGGGTAAATGAGAAATTTCCTTTTTTTACTCCAAGAAGTATAGGAAGACGTGATACCAGATATTGATACATCTCTTCTTTTGTAATTCCTTCTTTCTGTAATACCTGATTAAAATCCAGGTCAAGATATATATAGAATACCTTCTTTACCTCCCGTATATATACCATATCTCCTTCTTTAAAATAAACAGCAAACTTCTTAGCCGGAGACTCTACTACCAGAATTCCATCCTTCTTATCACGTTTTAGTATCTGGAAAATATCAATAAAGTTAAAAGTCTCTAAGTTGCCAGTTATCGCCATATTCTAACCTTTAAATCAAATTCTCCTCTATTTGTTTAGCTGCTCTTTTAATCTCCATAAGTAATAATCCTAACTTTGCATCTGCAGGGGCTAATATACCTAAAACTGCTAAATCCCCAATTCCTGTAAATATCATATATCCTTTAGTCCCTTTCACATATAATTGCTCTAAGTTTCCTTTGTTTAGTTCGCTTGTAACCCTTTCCCCAAGTGAAAGTATCGCTGCACCCATAGCAGCAACTCTATCTTCATCTACTCCCTCAGGCAATATGGAAGCTATTGCTAAGCCATCGGGACTGACAAGTACTGCTCCTTCTGCACCTGAATTTCTTACTACACTTTGAAGAATTTCATCAAACCTTGCCATCTCAACCTCCTTAGTGTACACAAACTTTAGTAGTATATTCTAATTTATACAGCTATAACAGAATTTATATCATAAAAACTTAGATGTTTTCTTAATAAAGTTTTCCTTTCTCTTAGTATCTATAATATCAGTTAATAACTTTTTTATTAAGTTGTCCAGTTGTTTTTGTGTTATCTTTTCGGGGTCTATATTTAACTCTTTTAGTCTTTTTTTGAATAAGAAATTACCAATAGGTCCTATCTCCATTACCAGTGCTTCTCTTACTTTTTCTAAAACAGAGGGGTCAAAGTATTCATATTCTTCTACTGGAGGTAATATCGGCTCTATTTCTTTTTCTTCCTCTTCTTTTTCTTCTTCTTTGTCGGCTACTTCTTCTGTTTCTTCTACTTTTTCTTTGTTTTCTTCCTTTTGTTCTTCTTGGTGTTGTAGTTCATCTACACCTAATATCTCTTCTAAGGAAGGTATGTCTTCTTCTATTGTTTCTTCTTTTTTGGTTGTATTTTTTTCTTCTTCTTTCTCCTCCGAAGGGGTAGACAGGACATTTTCTAATTCAGGAATATCCTCTGTTTGTTTTTCTTCTTGAGCTTTTTCTATTTCCTCTATATCTTCTATAAATTTATCCCGAACATCGGCTACTGTAATTTCTGTTTTCTCGTCTTCAAGTTCTGGTATTTCCTTTTCCAACGGAACTATTTCTATAGTTTCTTCCGTATGTTCAAGATTGTTTCTTTCTAATACAGGAGATGTTTCTAAAATGGAAGGTGTTTCTGACGAGGCTATAGGTTTAGATGGTTCTGTTATTTTTTGGGGTTCTGAACCTTCTGGAAGTTTTTCTTCTTTATCACTTCCCATATAAAGTTCACGGATTTTTTTTGCTGCTGCAATATGAACAAGCTTTAGAAGGGCGAATTTTATATCTCCTTCTATTATAGAGGCTATAGAGATTTCAGGGGTAACAAATATAACAAAGATAGATATATCTTTTCCCTCGGCATAAATATATTCTTCTCCAAAATCTTCAATAATTTCATTGGTTTGGTGTCCTCTCTCTATTATGAGTTTGATTAATTCAGAGAGATATTTTTCTTTTTCAGGATAGACTGTCCTGACTATTTCCTCTTCATTTTCCCTAAAAATACCACTGAAAGAAGCTCCCGTTTCTGTATATAGCTTATCAAGTATCTGTTTTAACTTGCTATCAAGTTCCATGTCTCCCCCACAGCTCAGAAATCATCCTCTTCAAGTTTTTCTATTATAGTTTTCATACTTATTCTCATTCTTTCAAACGATTTAGCTAATTCTGCTAATTCATTATCTCCTTCTATATTTATTTCATAATCCAGATTTCCCATACTAACTTCTTTCAATGCATTGGTAACTTCTTGAACTTTAGATATTATATACTTTTCTATCATTGCTCTGATAAGATATACAGGAATAAGAAAGGCAATCTGTATTATAATTATAGAATAAATAGCTTTAATTAGAGCATCTTCTACTTTTGCTGAGTTTAGAAGGAAATAGACCAGAACTCCTACAAAAAGGGAACCAATAATAGAACCACCAAATACTATCCAGGATATTTCATCTAAAATAGACTTTTTATTTACCATACTCTCCTCCAAAAAAAATTAAAGAAATATTTAACTGTTTCTTTCTTTTCGACTTCTTAAGAAATAATATTGAAACAAATAAACTTCAATGGCAAGATTAAATAAATTTACCAGGCTTGAGATGGTATGTAGGGTCTTGAATTTTGAGTGAATTTTTTCTGCATCTGCTTTTTTTTCTTCCTGGAGAAGTTGATAGTACTGGTGGTTTAGGGTTCTTGCCATAGGAAGTACTGTTTTATGAAGAGCCATATGGGATAAAATCAGTATGGAAAGAGCGATTATAAAACCTAAATATCTTCTTATTATTCCTTTATCTTTTATGGATTTTATGCCTATAAATGTATAAATAACTACTCCTACTACCCAGCCAGATGCAAAATAATAAGGAAATATTAAATTCATTATATCGCCAGCTGTTTTCTTATCAAAATGGGAAAAGATTACAGGGGCTACCACAAAGGTAGTCCAGATATTCGCCCCTATTAAGATACCTATAAGTAGTAAAATTAATACATCTATATACTTACTCAACTATTTCTAACCTGCTGAAGAAAAAGGGTATTTCATAGTCTGCTGATTTCTTAGAGTCTGAACCATGAACAGCATTTTCACCGATGTTTGTTCCATATAACTTTCTTAAAGTTCCTTCTGCAGCTTCTTCAGGATTAGTTGCTCCCATAATTTCTCTTATTCTTTCTATTGCATTTTCTCCTTCCCATACCATAGCAACAATAGGACCTGAAGACATAAATTCGCATAATTCTTCATAAAAAGGTCTTTCTTTATGAACTATATAAAATTGTGCAGCCTGTTCTTTTGTTAATTTTAGTTTTTTAAGGGCAACAAGCTTAAATCCTTTTTCCTGAACATGAGCAATAATTTTTCCTTCAACTCCTTTTCTTACTGCATCAGGTTTGATTAACATTAATGTTCTTTCTACTGCCATTTAATCCTCCGTTTTGTTTTTTCTATTATTATACAGTATCTTATAGAAGGAAAAGATATTAAGACCAATAACTATTCCCCATGAAATTGCCATAAATAAAGCACCATAAGTATTAAGTAGATGCTCTTTCATTTCTCTTACTCCAGGCTATTTTTATTAAAACAATTCCTAATATGAGAACAGCAAGTATAAAACCTCTTGCTATCCATATTCCTGTGCTGGATTGGGTAAGCTTTTCAGGTAGCTTTTCAACAGCCCAGAAACCAAGTATCACCAGCAATAAACCAGGAGCTACATACTTCATAATATAATAAAATATGCCCGGTATCTTTATATCATTATCTCTGGTTAGTTCCTGCCATGCTTTTTTAGAGTCATAAATCCAGAAGAATAAAACAGCTTCAAGGAGGGCAAAAATCACAAGACCAAAGGTTCCTACCCAGAAATCAAGTTCATCCAGAGCTCCTTTTATGAAGATAGGTATATGGGCTGTTATAAACAAAAATGCTCCCAGTGAGAACACTGCCTTCTGTCTGGAAAATCCCAGCTCATCTTCCAGAAATGCTATTGCAGGCTGACTAAGGGCAATAGAAGAGGTAATTCCTGCAAAAAATAGCAGTAAAAACCAGATAAAGCTAAAAAACTGACCAAAAGGTATATTGGCAAAAATTGCAGGCAAACTCATAAATCCCAGATTAAAAGCTCCTTGACTTGCAATGAGCTCTGTGCCTGCTATACCAAAGAAAATCACAGATGCGGTAATTGCGATAGAGCCCCCCAGAATAACCTCAGCAAATTCGTTAACAGAAGCCCCTGCCAGTCCGTTAAGGGCAATATCATCTTTAGGTTTTATGTATGATGCATAAGTCAGGATTGCACCAAATCCAACACTAAGGGTAAAAAACACCTGTCCCGCAGCTGCAAGCCATACCTTTGGATTTAATAATGCAGAAAAATCAGGGTTCCACAAAAATCCAAGACCATCTAAAAAGTTTCTCCCATCTGGGGAAGTAAGGGTGAAAACCCTAACCATTAGAATAATTGCCATAATAAATATTGCAGGCATTGCAAATTTAGCAACCTTTTCAATACCTGCACTAACTCCTCTATACAGGATATAAAGGTTCATTAAAAGGGTGATAACAAATATCAGATATGTTTCAATAGGTGGTATTAAAAAGATAGAACTTCCTGAATTTAGTCCTATTTCCTGAACAAGGAAATTTTCAAAAGGCTTTAGGTAGTTTTCAACATCACCATCTATAGGAGTTGAAGGCAATTTTCCAAGTAGACTGGAAAGACTATACAGCAATGTCCAGGATTCAATATAGGTGTAATAGACAACAACTATTAGAGGAATTAAAACCCCCAAAAATCCCAGATATTTAGCTACTGGATTTTTCCACATATAATCAAAAACTGCTACTGCTATTCCATGACCTTTTGCTCCACCATATCTTCCAAGAGCCCACTCAATCCAGAGCAGTGGAATACCCAGCAAGAGCAAAGAAATCATATATGGAATCATAAAAGCTCCACCACCATTATCAGCAGCCTGAACAGGAAATCTTAAAAAAT of Persephonella sp. IF05-L8 contains these proteins:
- a CDS encoding DUF3108 domain-containing protein gives rise to the protein MRYLLIFLLTLGVVFAKELQKDCYQISYLFFNVARSCISYETTDKNIKTAVSAYTVGFLKLLKDIKYEGKAISDIRFNSEKFYFFKKEKSFIEIHDYFFDKNWIYFKKVIIKGANEKVIKKKIENKNFTDPLTATLYYYKQILNNKPIEKRIFFNGKDYYVPYEKRKKLQINNKEVIYVEINPTKINIGGILQPTGIWKLWIDARKPRLYKAEIKIKVGTVKIVLENN
- a CDS encoding amidohydrolase, which encodes MALKKADLIITDIDFILTMDEDLTEFRNADIVIKNGKIIDIGQDKKNEYFGKTIIGKGKIAIPGLINTHTHAAMTLLRGYGSDNPLKVWLEEYIWPAEGQFVSYEFVKDGTEIAVYEMLRTGTTTFVDMYFYENAVADVIKEVGIRGVLSTGILDFPTPGAKTPDEGIAKTIDFIKEYKNHPYVIPAIGPHAPYTCSPETLKKAYKVAEDYDVVYHIHIAETEFEVNTIKEKYGKTPVHHLNDIGVLSERTLAAHMVYPTEDEIDILADKGVKIAHCPESNLKLASGVAPVPAMIEKGVNVAIGTDGTASNDDLDVIGEISTAAKLHKGVNKNPTVVNAKEALLMATRWGAKAILMENQLGSIEVGKLADIVLIDINDPHINPVYDPYTQIVYSSNGLDVDTVIVNGEVKVLNKEVLPFDKEYLLHKAKYWKEKIEAIKK
- a CDS encoding ATP/GTP-binding protein, whose protein sequence is MTGEKKNTKQKQIKIVIAGPYAAGKTQFINTVSEIETVQTEARTTKKGEKEVKDHTTVAMDFGRITIDDEHVLYLFGTPGQSRFDFMWDILGKGMVGLVVLVDSTDPQTFHEARRIINYFESRYPAPFIVGCNKQDLKGAWDPKDIRIALDLDEDVKVVPLVAKDKESVKNALLILLEEIAKYL
- a CDS encoding DUF4388 domain-containing protein, encoding MAITGNLETFNFIDIFQILKRDKKDGILVVESPAKKFAVYFKEGDMVYIREVKKVFYIYLDLDFNQVLQKEGITKEEMYQYLVSRLPILLGVKKGNFSFTPGFIKYPPDIKPVIPLEKIIMYLSRQLSQDEVDRKISDMKLKFEKTENWEEIAKKSHLSETEKKILSFIDGERTVEDILNETSINKLTLQRILYGFLATGLIRRKKPKTRKIGFELTKKLLSKIIARIKGL
- a CDS encoding roadblock/LC7 domain-containing protein, translated to MARFDEILQSVVRNSGAEGAVLVSPDGLAIASILPEGVDEDRVAAMGAAILSLGERVTSELNKGNLEQLYVKGTKGYMIFTGIGDLAVLGILAPADAKLGLLLMEIKRAAKQIEENLI
- a CDS encoding HAMP domain-containing protein, yielding MVNKKSILDEISWIVFGGSIIGSLFVGVLVYFLLNSAKVEDALIKAIYSIIIIQIAFLIPVYLIRAMIEKYIISKVQEVTNALKEVSMGNLDYEINIEGDNELAELAKSFERMRISMKTIIEKLEEDDF
- a CDS encoding DUF4149 domain-containing protein codes for the protein MSKYIDVLILLLIGILIGANIWTTFVVAPVIFSHFDKKTAGDIMNLIFPYYFASGWVVGVVIYTFIGIKSIKDKGIIRRYLGFIIALSILILSHMALHKTVLPMARTLNHQYYQLLQEEKKADAEKIHSKFKTLHTISSLVNLFNLAIEVYLFQYYFLRSRKERNS
- the ndk gene encoding nucleoside-diphosphate kinase, with translation MAVERTLMLIKPDAVRKGVEGKIIAHVQEKGFKLVALKKLKLTKEQAAQFYIVHKERPFYEELCEFMSSGPIVAMVWEGENAIERIREIMGATNPEEAAEGTLRKLYGTNIGENAVHGSDSKKSADYEIPFFFSRLEIVE
- a CDS encoding sodium-dependent transporter — its product is MIQREHWGSRIGLILAVAGNAIGLGNFLRFPVQAADNGGGAFMIPYMISLLLLGIPLLWIEWALGRYGGAKGHGIAVAVFDYMWKNPVAKYLGFLGVLIPLIVVVYYTYIESWTLLYSLSSLLGKLPSTPIDGDVENYLKPFENFLVQEIGLNSGSSIFLIPPIETYLIFVITLLMNLYILYRGVSAGIEKVAKFAMPAIFIMAIILMVRVFTLTSPDGRNFLDGLGFLWNPDFSALLNPKVWLAAAGQVFFTLSVGFGAILTYASYIKPKDDIALNGLAGASVNEFAEVILGGSIAITASVIFFGIAGTELIASQGAFNLGFMSLPAIFANIPFGQFFSFIWFLLLFFAGITSSIALSQPAIAFLEDELGFSRQKAVFSLGAFLFITAHIPIFIKGALDELDFWVGTFGLVIFALLEAVLFFWIYDSKKAWQELTRDNDIKIPGIFYYIMKYVAPGLLLVILGFWAVEKLPEKLTQSSTGIWIARGFILAVLILGIVLIKIAWSKRNERAST